In one Apostichopus japonicus isolate 1M-3 chromosome 18, ASM3797524v1, whole genome shotgun sequence genomic region, the following are encoded:
- the LOC139958770 gene encoding uncharacterized protein — translation MASTMEDKKVENSEVPRIFFWSIPRTCSTVLMKLMSHVDDVQVWLEPYDCCYQTEYFLNSASKSQEMETWAQSIAESTKMVKENKSPYSGKMVQNRINVSYSWVKSELEKEEPGKKFIFIKDQTSGILEHVDDLPENVPCKHVFLIRHPLRALSGLRTYMLRRMTTEAKESFNLRLDPMYSAAWECHYKFWKYIKENKDPNALIIDTDDILCNPQPVLSKLFETLQIPWKDSYLKWPQGTEIVKQWKGVEDHFLRGMLNGVFDQAMQSVCLQPSKPLRSLEDMPEDIKEIAVQQLPSYQEMYALRL, via the exons ATGGCATCAACAATGGAGGATAAAAAGGTTGAAAACTCAGAGGTTCCAAGAATATTCTTTTGGAGCATACCAAGGACATGTTCCACAGTTTTAATGAAGTTAATGAGCCATGTTGACGATGTTCAAGTGTGGCTGGAACCTTACGACTGCTGTTACCAGACGGAGTATTTCCTCAATTCAGCCAGCAAATCTCAGGAAATGGAAACCTGGGCTCAATCTATAGCTGAAAGTACAAAGATGGTAAAAGAAAACAAGTCTCCGTATTCTGGAAAGATGGTTCAGAATCGCATCAATGTAAg TTATTCTTGGGTAAAATCTGAATTAGAGAAAGAAGAACCGGGAAAGAAATTTATCTTCATTAAAGATCAAACGTCTGGCATTCTTGAACATGTTGATGATCTTCCAGAAAAT GTGCCATGCAAGCATGTCTTTCTTATACGACATCCACTGAGAGCTCTATCTGGTCTACGGACATACATGCTGCGAAGGATGACAACTGAAGCCAAAGAATCATTTAATCTGCGATTAGATCCGATGTACAGTGCAGCCTGGGAATGTCATTACAAGTTTTGGAAGTACATTAAGGAGAACAAGGATCCTAATGCCTTGATCATAGACACTGACGATATTTTATGTAACCCACAACCAGTTCTTTCCAAATTATTTGAAACACTTCAAATACCATGGAAAGACAGTTACTTGAAATGGCCTCAAGGAACTGAAATTGTAAAACAGTGGAAAGGGGTAGAAGATCATTTTCTCAGGGGAATGCTCAATGGTGTTTTTGACCAGGCTATGCAAAGTGTATGTCTGCAGCCATCCAAGCCTTTGAGAAGTTTAGAAGATATGCCAGAAGATATAAAGGAGATTGCTGTCCAACAGCTACCTTCATATCAAGAGATGTATGCTTTGCGTctataa